Proteins from a single region of Stappia sp. ES.058:
- the clpS gene encoding ATP-dependent Clp protease adapter ClpS, with translation MTKGPQRGDGDDAGGLVVTKTRTVAKRPNLYRVLLLNDDYTPMEFVVHVVERFFQKNREEATRIMLHVHHHGVGECGVFTYEVAETKVTQVMDFARKHQHPLQCVMEKK, from the coding sequence ATGACGAAGGGACCTCAACGCGGGGACGGGGACGATGCAGGCGGTCTGGTCGTCACCAAGACACGTACGGTAGCGAAGCGACCGAACTTGTACCGCGTTCTTTTGCTGAACGATGACTACACACCGATGGAATTCGTCGTGCATGTCGTGGAGCGGTTCTTCCAGAAGAATCGCGAGGAGGCGACACGCATCATGTTGCACGTTCATCACCACGGGGTGGGGGAGTGCGGGGTGTTCACCTACGAAGTGGCCGAGACCAAGGTTACACAGGTGATGGACTTTGCCCGCAAACACCAGCATCCTCTTCAGTGTGTGATGGAAAAGAAATAG
- a CDS encoding alpha/beta fold hydrolase: protein MMAFTTIGTGNVTLACLDQGRGPAIVALHGFPDTWRTWDAASRALVEAGYRVIRMALRGYAPSGIPTDGRYEVTYLAEDVLSLLDHLDLQDCTILGHDWGASTAYELALHAPDRLAAIVALSVPPPATATSGWKERLSRPHNLYLGLGPVSDWWLRRKDFSEVRRLYKMWSPSWTANSQHVEAVIDDLRPPERSRASVDFYRRRLGTIAGRATLPSVPSLLIYGSDEPKVRRDGFEAARSGLVASSRVVRIEGVGHWPHLEAPKTVLDEIVGFLGFDS, encoded by the coding sequence ATGATGGCATTCACAACGATTGGTACGGGAAACGTCACCCTGGCTTGTCTGGACCAGGGGCGTGGACCAGCGATCGTGGCCCTTCACGGCTTTCCCGATACCTGGCGAACGTGGGATGCCGCCTCCCGGGCTCTTGTCGAGGCGGGTTACCGCGTCATCCGGATGGCGCTCCGAGGCTACGCCCCGTCCGGCATCCCGACTGACGGACGCTACGAAGTCACCTATCTTGCCGAGGACGTTCTTTCCTTGCTCGACCATCTCGATCTGCAAGACTGCACGATTCTTGGTCATGATTGGGGTGCCTCGACGGCCTACGAACTGGCACTACATGCGCCGGATCGACTTGCCGCCATCGTGGCGCTTTCAGTCCCGCCACCGGCCACCGCGACAAGCGGATGGAAAGAACGACTGTCCCGCCCGCACAACCTGTATCTCGGGCTTGGCCCGGTGTCCGACTGGTGGCTGCGACGCAAAGACTTCTCGGAGGTTCGCCGGCTCTACAAGATGTGGAGCCCAAGCTGGACCGCCAATTCGCAACACGTCGAGGCCGTGATCGACGATCTCCGCCCGCCTGAACGCTCGCGCGCGTCGGTCGATTTTTACCGGCGACGGCTGGGCACGATTGCGGGACGCGCGACACTGCCGTCGGTTCCAAGCTTGCTGATCTACGGCTCAGACGAGCCGAAGGTCCGGCGCGACGGGTTTGAGGCCGCGCGAAGCGGTCTTGTCGCGTCCTCGCGTGTCGTGCGGATCGAGGGCGTCGGGCACTGGCCCCATCTGGAAGCACCGAAGACCGTTCTCGACGAGATTGTCGGTTTCCTCGGTTTTGATAGCTGA
- a CDS encoding phasin family protein, which produces MINNLDDMQKLSKDNMDVMMQSIGAMTKGMQAIAAEVADYQKKSFEESTAAVEKLVASKSLDKAFEAQSDFMKTAYEGFVGEVTKIGDMYSELAKDTYKPYEGVISKVAK; this is translated from the coding sequence ATGATCAACAATCTCGACGATATGCAGAAGCTCAGCAAGGACAACATGGACGTGATGATGCAGAGCATCGGCGCCATGACCAAGGGCATGCAGGCGATCGCGGCCGAGGTGGCCGATTACCAGAAGAAGTCCTTCGAAGAGAGCACTGCGGCTGTGGAGAAGCTTGTCGCTTCCAAGTCGCTGGACAAGGCGTTCGAAGCCCAGAGCGATTTCATGAAGACGGCCTACGAAGGCTTCGTCGGTGAAGTCACCAAGATCGGGGACATGTACTCCGAACTGGCGAAAGACACCTACAAGCCCTACGAAGGCGTCATTTCCAAGGTCGCCAAGTAA
- a CDS encoding D-alanyl-D-alanine carboxypeptidase, with the protein MTPATASANSKYSGIVVDAKTGKTLYSYKADTKRYPASLTKIMTLYMLFEEMEAGRMSLQTRLKVSKYAASRPPSKLGLKPGSTIRAKDAILALVTKSANDVAVVVAENISGSVSAFGRRMTQRARQIGMKSTTFRNPSGLPNGKQVTTARDMALLGRAVQERFPKYYKYFSTRLYKYKGRRYGNHNRLLGRVKGVDGIKTGYIRASGFNLVTSVKRSNRHIVAVVMGGRTGASRNAQMKKLIASYLPKASRGKRTAPMLVARGVSAIPRYAELRNIPVPDIKPLAVAEIPDAKPIIAATQLAHGDIVTGSIVPVPQKPGLKAALRRKSLAFASTSVPLPPAAAPRAPARSEPVIRAVRTQAIKVASAGSGGATLPRAPADASVTVAANNTADPEPGWQIQIAAAESEDGAIAMLKKAQGRTGPALRGYAPHTEPVDANGTTLYRARFVGFKTKTAAWDTCKTLKRNKFNCYAVYQ; encoded by the coding sequence GTGACGCCGGCAACGGCGAGCGCGAATTCCAAATATTCCGGTATCGTGGTTGACGCCAAGACCGGCAAGACCCTCTACAGCTACAAGGCGGATACCAAACGCTATCCGGCGTCCCTGACCAAGATCATGACGCTCTATATGCTGTTTGAGGAAATGGAAGCCGGTCGCATGTCGCTGCAGACCCGGCTGAAGGTCTCGAAGTACGCCGCCAGCCGGCCGCCGTCCAAGCTGGGCCTGAAGCCCGGCAGCACCATCCGTGCCAAGGACGCGATCCTGGCGCTGGTGACGAAATCGGCAAACGATGTCGCCGTTGTCGTGGCGGAAAACATCTCCGGCTCCGTTTCGGCCTTCGGGCGCCGCATGACGCAGCGCGCACGCCAGATCGGCATGAAGTCGACGACATTCCGCAACCCGTCGGGTCTGCCCAACGGCAAGCAGGTTACGACCGCCCGCGACATGGCGCTTCTCGGCCGCGCGGTTCAGGAGCGTTTCCCTAAGTACTACAAATACTTCAGCACGCGCCTCTACAAATACAAGGGCCGTCGCTATGGCAATCACAACCGCCTGCTGGGCCGCGTGAAGGGCGTCGACGGGATCAAGACCGGCTACATCCGTGCCTCCGGCTTCAACCTTGTGACGTCGGTCAAGCGCAGCAACCGGCACATTGTCGCCGTTGTCATGGGCGGGCGCACGGGCGCCTCGCGCAACGCCCAGATGAAGAAGCTCATCGCCAGCTACCTGCCCAAGGCCTCGCGCGGCAAACGCACCGCCCCGATGCTGGTTGCACGCGGCGTTTCCGCGATCCCGCGCTATGCGGAATTGCGGAACATTCCGGTTCCCGACATCAAGCCGCTTGCAGTTGCCGAGATTCCCGATGCCAAGCCGATCATCGCGGCAACCCAGCTCGCCCATGGCGACATCGTCACCGGGTCCATCGTTCCCGTGCCGCAAAAGCCCGGTCTCAAGGCGGCCCTGCGCCGCAAGAGCCTGGCATTTGCAAGCACCAGCGTCCCGCTACCGCCGGCGGCTGCGCCGCGCGCTCCGGCACGCTCCGAGCCGGTGATCCGGGCCGTTCGCACGCAGGCAATCAAGGTTGCGAGTGCGGGCAGTGGGGGGGCAACGCTTCCAAGAGCGCCGGCCGATGCGTCGGTGACCGTGGCCGCGAACAACACCGCCGATCCCGAGCCGGGCTGGCAGATCCAGATCGCGGCAGCCGAATCCGAGGACGGCGCAATCGCCATGCTCAAGAAGGCCCAGGGACGAACCGGGCCGGCCCTGCGCGGCTACGCGCCCCACACCGAGCCGGTGGACGCCAATGGCACGACCCTTTACCGGGCCCGATTTGTCGGCTTCAAGACCAAGACCGCGGCATGGGATACGTGCAAGACCCTCAAGCGGAACAAGTTCAACTGCTACGCGGTCTATCAGTAG